In the genome of Notamacropus eugenii isolate mMacEug1 chromosome 5, mMacEug1.pri_v2, whole genome shotgun sequence, one region contains:
- the APOA4 gene encoding apolipoprotein A-IV — protein sequence MKEDSIIPFGQEHPFQDKCGEAGAEADHLKKKLVPFAMDLPCCLVQESEKLKEQIRRELEELRLQLQPNSEQVCQKMNENVLALKQCLRPCTNELQNSLNENAEQLRQQLAPLSCQLETAMKENINCMQMALTPFACEFKNKVNQQVDKMKCQLTPFADQLQEKIDQHICELQKMLTPFAKGAQEQLNRQIECLAFQMKKNVDQLRAKLSDNTENLKQKLTPFAEEIKGKLPRSSEELHQSLTKLSGQVDQQIDEFRKNVGPFGECFNKALVQLLEELKQKLGPPHPCTVEDHLSLLEKDLRDKVNSFFCTLKQTQDEMLSFPKP from the coding sequence CACCCTTTTCAGGATAAGTGTGGGGAAGCTGGTGCAGAGGCTGACCACCTGAAGAAGAAGCTAGTGCCCTTTGCCATGGATTTGCCATGCTGCCTGGTCCAGGAGTCAGAAAAGCTCAAGGAGCAGATCCGGAGGgagttggaggaactgaggctcCAGCTCCAGCCCAATTCAGAACAGGTCTGTCAGAAGATGAATGAAAATGTGCTGGCCCTAAAACAATGCCTGAGACCCTGCACTAATGAGCTCCAAAACAGCCTCAACGAGAATGCCGAGCAACTGCGCCAGCAGCTGGCCCCCCTTTCCTGCCAGCTGGAGACAGCCATGAAGGAGAACATCAACTGCATGCAGATGGCCCTGACTCCCTTCGCCTGTGAGTTCAAGAACAAGGTCAACCAGCAAGTGGACAAGATGAAATGTCAGCTCACCCCCTTCGCAGACCAGCTCCAGGAAAAGATTGACCAGCACATCTGTGAGCTTCAGAAGATGCTCACACCTTTTGCCAAGGGTGCCCAGGAGCAGCTCAATCGCCAGATCGAATGTCTGGCCTTCCAGATGAAAAAGAATGTGGATCAGCTGAGGGCCAAGCTCTCAGACAATACGGAGAACCTGAAGCAAAAGCTAACCCCCTTCGCTGAGGAAATAAAGGGAAAGCTGCCCAGGAGCTCCGAGGAGCTGCACCAGTCCTTGACTAAGCTGAGTGGACAGGTGGACCAACAGATTGATGAGTTCCGCAAGAATGTGGGACCCTTTGGGGAATGCTTCAACAAGGCCTTGGTGCAGCTTCTGGAAGAACTCAAGCAGAAGCTGGGGCCGCCCCATCCCTGTACGGTGGAGGACCACCTGAGCTTACTAGAGAAGGACCTGCGGGACAAAGTCAACTCCTTCTTCTGCACCCTCAAGCAGACCCAAGATGAGATGCTCTCTTTCCCCAAGCCTTAA
- the APOA5 gene encoding apolipoprotein A-V isoform X3, with the protein MAQGEAQLFIQTYFFSWGSYPWVDHGSDNNSLGLGSGPPLRNLKANIEQDISNVDTFFEKLEPLTGQGKPPLLFLDSRELQHQLHTELEEVRTRLAPYTKEVHERVGWNLEGLRRQLQPYTVELMERLALGVQEMHEQLKMFGEDTKNQLLGGINEARDLFQKFQDQVAHHTGRVKALFHPYAERLVTGIGQHVQELHRNVAPHAATSPARLSRYIQALSKKLTLKAQALHTRIQDNLDQLRDELTAYAGAREDEDVGGLGQDSQLPSEELTKEVHQRLEAFRLDTFQEIADFTRAIDRETEELQQQLAPPPSAHNAFSPEQLGDDGDRKVLGELRSRLDALWEDIHYNLQDQGHGLSGTP; encoded by the exons ATGGCACAAGGAGAAGCCCAGCTTTTCATCCAGACCTATTTCTTTTCTTGGGGCTCCTACCCATG GGTGGATCATGGCAGTGATAACAACAGTCTTGGCCTGGGTTCTGGCCCTCCTCTCAG GAACCTGAAAGCCAACATTGAACAAGACATCAGTAATGTGGACACTTTTTTCGAGAAGCTAGAGCCCTTGACTGGACAGGGAAAACCTCCTTTGCTTTTTTTGGACTCACGAGAGCTGCAGCATCAACTACACACAGAGCTGGAGGAGGTGAGGACCAGGCTGGCCCCTTATACCAAAGAGGTACATGAGCGTGTGGGCTGGAATCTGGAGGGGTTGAGGAGGCAGCTCCAACCCTATACAGTGGAGCTGATGGAGAGACTGGCCCTAGGGGTTCAGGAGATGCACGAACAGCTGAAAATGTTTGGGGAGGACACCAAGAACCAATTGCTGGGGGGTATTAATGAGGCCCGGGACCTGTTTCAGAAATTTCAGGACCAAGTGGCTCATCACACAGGGAGGGTAAAAGCACTGTTCCACCCCTATGCTGAGAGGCTGGTAACAGGAATTGGGCAGCATGTTCAGGAACTGCATCGCAATGTGGCTCCACATGCTGCCACCAGCCCAGCTCGCCTCAGCCGCTACATCCAGGCTCTCTCAAAAAAACTGACCCTTAAAGCCCAGGCCCTGCACACTCGCATCCAGGACAACTTGGACCAGCTACGGGATGAGCTTACTGCCTATGCTGGGGCCAGGGAGGATGAGGATGTGGGAGGGTTAGGGCAAGATTCCCAGCTACCCTCAGAGGAGTTGACAAAGGAGGTACATCAGCGGCTGGAGGCCTTTCGTCTTGATACCTTCCAGGAGATTGCTGATTTCACTAGAGCCATTGACCGTGAAACAGAGGAATTGCAACAGCAGCTAGCTCCACCTCCCTCTGCCCACAACGCCTTCTCTCCAGAGCAGCTGGGGGATGATGGGGACAGAAAGGTCCTGGGAGAGCTAAGATCCCGCCTTGATGCTCTTTGGGAAGACATTCATTATAATCTTCAAGATCAGGGGCATGGCTTGTCTGGGACTCCCTGA
- the APOA5 gene encoding apolipoprotein A-V isoform X1, with protein MILSSSIPHPTPTSDSIYFSSFSGWIMAVITTVLAWVLALLSVSTTAKEHKGFWEYFSHSGWEKGRIEQIEQQKLSKEFLNLKANIEQDISNVDTFFEKLEPLTGQGKPPLLFLDSRELQHQLHTELEEVRTRLAPYTKEVHERVGWNLEGLRRQLQPYTVELMERLALGVQEMHEQLKMFGEDTKNQLLGGINEARDLFQKFQDQVAHHTGRVKALFHPYAERLVTGIGQHVQELHRNVAPHAATSPARLSRYIQALSKKLTLKAQALHTRIQDNLDQLRDELTAYAGAREDEDVGGLGQDSQLPSEELTKEVHQRLEAFRLDTFQEIADFTRAIDRETEELQQQLAPPPSAHNAFSPEQLGDDGDRKVLGELRSRLDALWEDIHYNLQDQGHGLSGTP; from the exons ATGATTCTTAGttcctccatcccccaccccacccccacttctgACTCCATTTACTTTTCCTCCTTCTCAGGGTGGATCATGGCAGTGATAACAACAGTCTTGGCCTGGGTTCTGGCCCTCCTCTCAG TGTCAACAACAGCTAAGGAGCACAAAGGCTTCTGGGAATACTTCAGCCATAGCGGCTGGGAGAAGGGCCGGATAGAACAGATCGAGCAGCAGAAGCTCAGCAAGGAGTTCCT GAACCTGAAAGCCAACATTGAACAAGACATCAGTAATGTGGACACTTTTTTCGAGAAGCTAGAGCCCTTGACTGGACAGGGAAAACCTCCTTTGCTTTTTTTGGACTCACGAGAGCTGCAGCATCAACTACACACAGAGCTGGAGGAGGTGAGGACCAGGCTGGCCCCTTATACCAAAGAGGTACATGAGCGTGTGGGCTGGAATCTGGAGGGGTTGAGGAGGCAGCTCCAACCCTATACAGTGGAGCTGATGGAGAGACTGGCCCTAGGGGTTCAGGAGATGCACGAACAGCTGAAAATGTTTGGGGAGGACACCAAGAACCAATTGCTGGGGGGTATTAATGAGGCCCGGGACCTGTTTCAGAAATTTCAGGACCAAGTGGCTCATCACACAGGGAGGGTAAAAGCACTGTTCCACCCCTATGCTGAGAGGCTGGTAACAGGAATTGGGCAGCATGTTCAGGAACTGCATCGCAATGTGGCTCCACATGCTGCCACCAGCCCAGCTCGCCTCAGCCGCTACATCCAGGCTCTCTCAAAAAAACTGACCCTTAAAGCCCAGGCCCTGCACACTCGCATCCAGGACAACTTGGACCAGCTACGGGATGAGCTTACTGCCTATGCTGGGGCCAGGGAGGATGAGGATGTGGGAGGGTTAGGGCAAGATTCCCAGCTACCCTCAGAGGAGTTGACAAAGGAGGTACATCAGCGGCTGGAGGCCTTTCGTCTTGATACCTTCCAGGAGATTGCTGATTTCACTAGAGCCATTGACCGTGAAACAGAGGAATTGCAACAGCAGCTAGCTCCACCTCCCTCTGCCCACAACGCCTTCTCTCCAGAGCAGCTGGGGGATGATGGGGACAGAAAGGTCCTGGGAGAGCTAAGATCCCGCCTTGATGCTCTTTGGGAAGACATTCATTATAATCTTCAAGATCAGGGGCATGGCTTGTCTGGGACTCCCTGA
- the APOA5 gene encoding apolipoprotein A-V isoform X5 translates to MILSSSIPHPTPTSDSIYFSSFSGWIMAVITTVLAWVLALLSVSTTAKEHKGFWEYFSHSGWEKGRIEQIEQQKLSKEFLNLKANIEQDISNVDTFFEKLEPLTGQGKPPLLFLDSRELQHQLHTELEEKFQDQVAHHTGRVKALFHPYAERLVTGIGQHVQELHRNVAPHAATSPARLSRYIQALSKKLTLKAQALHTRIQDNLDQLRDELTAYAGAREDEDVGGLGQDSQLPSEELTKEVHQRLEAFRLDTFQEIADFTRAIDRETEELQQQLAPPPSAHNAFSPEQLGDDGDRKVLGELRSRLDALWEDIHYNLQDQGHGLSGTP, encoded by the exons ATGATTCTTAGttcctccatcccccaccccacccccacttctgACTCCATTTACTTTTCCTCCTTCTCAGGGTGGATCATGGCAGTGATAACAACAGTCTTGGCCTGGGTTCTGGCCCTCCTCTCAG TGTCAACAACAGCTAAGGAGCACAAAGGCTTCTGGGAATACTTCAGCCATAGCGGCTGGGAGAAGGGCCGGATAGAACAGATCGAGCAGCAGAAGCTCAGCAAGGAGTTCCT GAACCTGAAAGCCAACATTGAACAAGACATCAGTAATGTGGACACTTTTTTCGAGAAGCTAGAGCCCTTGACTGGACAGGGAAAACCTCCTTTGCTTTTTTTGGACTCACGAGAGCTGCAGCATCAACTACACACAGAGCTGGAGGAG AAATTTCAGGACCAAGTGGCTCATCACACAGGGAGGGTAAAAGCACTGTTCCACCCCTATGCTGAGAGGCTGGTAACAGGAATTGGGCAGCATGTTCAGGAACTGCATCGCAATGTGGCTCCACATGCTGCCACCAGCCCAGCTCGCCTCAGCCGCTACATCCAGGCTCTCTCAAAAAAACTGACCCTTAAAGCCCAGGCCCTGCACACTCGCATCCAGGACAACTTGGACCAGCTACGGGATGAGCTTACTGCCTATGCTGGGGCCAGGGAGGATGAGGATGTGGGAGGGTTAGGGCAAGATTCCCAGCTACCCTCAGAGGAGTTGACAAAGGAGGTACATCAGCGGCTGGAGGCCTTTCGTCTTGATACCTTCCAGGAGATTGCTGATTTCACTAGAGCCATTGACCGTGAAACAGAGGAATTGCAACAGCAGCTAGCTCCACCTCCCTCTGCCCACAACGCCTTCTCTCCAGAGCAGCTGGGGGATGATGGGGACAGAAAGGTCCTGGGAGAGCTAAGATCCCGCCTTGATGCTCTTTGGGAAGACATTCATTATAATCTTCAAGATCAGGGGCATGGCTTGTCTGGGACTCCCTGA
- the APOA5 gene encoding apolipoprotein A-V isoform X4, whose product MILSSSIPHPTPTSDSIYFSSFSGWIMAVITTVLAWVLALLSVSTTAKEHKGFWEYFSHSGWEKGRIEQIEQQKLSKEFLNLKANIEQDISNVDTFFEKLEPLTGQGKPPLLFLDSRELQHQLHTELEEVRTRLAPYTKEKFQDQVAHHTGRVKALFHPYAERLVTGIGQHVQELHRNVAPHAATSPARLSRYIQALSKKLTLKAQALHTRIQDNLDQLRDELTAYAGAREDEDVGGLGQDSQLPSEELTKEVHQRLEAFRLDTFQEIADFTRAIDRETEELQQQLAPPPSAHNAFSPEQLGDDGDRKVLGELRSRLDALWEDIHYNLQDQGHGLSGTP is encoded by the exons ATGATTCTTAGttcctccatcccccaccccacccccacttctgACTCCATTTACTTTTCCTCCTTCTCAGGGTGGATCATGGCAGTGATAACAACAGTCTTGGCCTGGGTTCTGGCCCTCCTCTCAG TGTCAACAACAGCTAAGGAGCACAAAGGCTTCTGGGAATACTTCAGCCATAGCGGCTGGGAGAAGGGCCGGATAGAACAGATCGAGCAGCAGAAGCTCAGCAAGGAGTTCCT GAACCTGAAAGCCAACATTGAACAAGACATCAGTAATGTGGACACTTTTTTCGAGAAGCTAGAGCCCTTGACTGGACAGGGAAAACCTCCTTTGCTTTTTTTGGACTCACGAGAGCTGCAGCATCAACTACACACAGAGCTGGAGGAGGTGAGGACCAGGCTGGCCCCTTATACCAAAGAG AAATTTCAGGACCAAGTGGCTCATCACACAGGGAGGGTAAAAGCACTGTTCCACCCCTATGCTGAGAGGCTGGTAACAGGAATTGGGCAGCATGTTCAGGAACTGCATCGCAATGTGGCTCCACATGCTGCCACCAGCCCAGCTCGCCTCAGCCGCTACATCCAGGCTCTCTCAAAAAAACTGACCCTTAAAGCCCAGGCCCTGCACACTCGCATCCAGGACAACTTGGACCAGCTACGGGATGAGCTTACTGCCTATGCTGGGGCCAGGGAGGATGAGGATGTGGGAGGGTTAGGGCAAGATTCCCAGCTACCCTCAGAGGAGTTGACAAAGGAGGTACATCAGCGGCTGGAGGCCTTTCGTCTTGATACCTTCCAGGAGATTGCTGATTTCACTAGAGCCATTGACCGTGAAACAGAGGAATTGCAACAGCAGCTAGCTCCACCTCCCTCTGCCCACAACGCCTTCTCTCCAGAGCAGCTGGGGGATGATGGGGACAGAAAGGTCCTGGGAGAGCTAAGATCCCGCCTTGATGCTCTTTGGGAAGACATTCATTATAATCTTCAAGATCAGGGGCATGGCTTGTCTGGGACTCCCTGA
- the APOA5 gene encoding apolipoprotein A-V isoform X2 — MAVITTVLAWVLALLSVSTTAKEHKGFWEYFSHSGWEKGRIEQIEQQKLSKEFLNLKANIEQDISNVDTFFEKLEPLTGQGKPPLLFLDSRELQHQLHTELEEVRTRLAPYTKEVHERVGWNLEGLRRQLQPYTVELMERLALGVQEMHEQLKMFGEDTKNQLLGGINEARDLFQKFQDQVAHHTGRVKALFHPYAERLVTGIGQHVQELHRNVAPHAATSPARLSRYIQALSKKLTLKAQALHTRIQDNLDQLRDELTAYAGAREDEDVGGLGQDSQLPSEELTKEVHQRLEAFRLDTFQEIADFTRAIDRETEELQQQLAPPPSAHNAFSPEQLGDDGDRKVLGELRSRLDALWEDIHYNLQDQGHGLSGTP; from the exons ATGGCAGTGATAACAACAGTCTTGGCCTGGGTTCTGGCCCTCCTCTCAG TGTCAACAACAGCTAAGGAGCACAAAGGCTTCTGGGAATACTTCAGCCATAGCGGCTGGGAGAAGGGCCGGATAGAACAGATCGAGCAGCAGAAGCTCAGCAAGGAGTTCCT GAACCTGAAAGCCAACATTGAACAAGACATCAGTAATGTGGACACTTTTTTCGAGAAGCTAGAGCCCTTGACTGGACAGGGAAAACCTCCTTTGCTTTTTTTGGACTCACGAGAGCTGCAGCATCAACTACACACAGAGCTGGAGGAGGTGAGGACCAGGCTGGCCCCTTATACCAAAGAGGTACATGAGCGTGTGGGCTGGAATCTGGAGGGGTTGAGGAGGCAGCTCCAACCCTATACAGTGGAGCTGATGGAGAGACTGGCCCTAGGGGTTCAGGAGATGCACGAACAGCTGAAAATGTTTGGGGAGGACACCAAGAACCAATTGCTGGGGGGTATTAATGAGGCCCGGGACCTGTTTCAGAAATTTCAGGACCAAGTGGCTCATCACACAGGGAGGGTAAAAGCACTGTTCCACCCCTATGCTGAGAGGCTGGTAACAGGAATTGGGCAGCATGTTCAGGAACTGCATCGCAATGTGGCTCCACATGCTGCCACCAGCCCAGCTCGCCTCAGCCGCTACATCCAGGCTCTCTCAAAAAAACTGACCCTTAAAGCCCAGGCCCTGCACACTCGCATCCAGGACAACTTGGACCAGCTACGGGATGAGCTTACTGCCTATGCTGGGGCCAGGGAGGATGAGGATGTGGGAGGGTTAGGGCAAGATTCCCAGCTACCCTCAGAGGAGTTGACAAAGGAGGTACATCAGCGGCTGGAGGCCTTTCGTCTTGATACCTTCCAGGAGATTGCTGATTTCACTAGAGCCATTGACCGTGAAACAGAGGAATTGCAACAGCAGCTAGCTCCACCTCCCTCTGCCCACAACGCCTTCTCTCCAGAGCAGCTGGGGGATGATGGGGACAGAAAGGTCCTGGGAGAGCTAAGATCCCGCCTTGATGCTCTTTGGGAAGACATTCATTATAATCTTCAAGATCAGGGGCATGGCTTGTCTGGGACTCCCTGA
- the ZPR1 gene encoding zinc finger protein ZPR1 isoform X2: protein MNGKERVEKLCQQHLRNLCLRGAASQSQLQCGVWVTGDGGGRRTQRLQEPARVTAEADKRTVTSGGYTCLLRPRQKLLHPRRPFKGGAVPSYSGSSYEREAWPRQKPEAGATGTSVVVMSALRALDPGVGAGVGPGAATAAPSGPPGGPALASGNLFHPISAEDEEQQPTEIESLCMNCYGNGMTRLLLTKIPFFKEIIVSSFSCEHCGWSNTEIQSAGRIQEQGVRYALSVRVPEDMNREVVKTDCATARIPELDFEIPAFSQKGALTTVEGLISRAISGLEQDQPARRAKGETMAGKIDEFIAKLKQLKRVDSPFTFIIDDPSGNSFVENPYAPRKDDALVITHYTRTPQQGDMLGLKTEEPEENSTDSVEDLRNEVLQFNTNCPECNAPATTNMKLVQIPHFKEVIIMATNCESCGHRTNEVKSGGAVEPLGTRITLHITDPSDMTRDILKSETCSVEIPELEFELGMGALGGKFTTLEGLLKDICDLVTRNPFTLGDSSNPDRTEKLEEFGQKVNQIIEGKMNAHFILDDPAGNSYLQNVYAPENDPEMKVERYQRTFDQNEELGLNDMKTEGYETGLTPQR, encoded by the exons ATGAATGGCAAAGAGAGAGTCGAGAAGTTGTGCCAGCAGCACTTAAGGAACCTTTGCCTTCGGGGAGCAGCGAGTCAAAGCCAGCTGCAATGCGGAGTGTGGGTgactggggatgggggtggaaggAGAACGCAGCGCCTCCAAGAACCAGCAAGGGTGACAGCAGAAGCTGACAAAAGAACAG TCACTTCCGGCGGATATACGTGTCTTCTACGGCCTCGCCAAAAGCTTTTACATCCTCGCCGGCCCTTTAAGGGAGGGGCGGTACCTTCCTACTCCGGAAGTTCCTATGAAAGGGAGGCGTGGCCTCGGCAGAAGCCGGAAGCAGGGGCGACCGGGACCAGCGTGGTGGTGATGTCGGCCCTCCGTGCGCTGGATCCCGGTGTCGGGGCCGGGGTAGGGCCCGGGGCCGCCACCGCCGCCCCCTCCGGCCCTCCCGGGGGCCCCGCCCTCGCTTCCGGGAATCTGTTCCATCCCATCAGCGCCGAGGATGAGGAGCAGCAGCCTACGGAGATCGAGTCCCTGTGCATGAACTGTTATGGCAAC GGGATGACTCGCCTTCTGCTAACCAAGATTCCCTTCTTCAAAGAGATCATCGTGAGCTCTTTCTCCTGTGAGCATTGTGGCTGGTCCAACACAGAGATTCAGTCTGCAGGCAGGATCCAGGAACAGGGTGTGCGTTATGCCTTGTCTGTTAGGGTTCCTGAG GACATGAACCGAGAGGTGGTAAAAACAGATTGTGCCACAGCGAGGATCCCAGAGTTAGATTTTGAGATTCCTGCTTTCAGCCAAAAAGGAG CTCTGACCACTGTTGAAGGATTAATTAGTCGTGCCATCTCTGGTTTGGAACAGGACCAACCAGCTCGCAGG GCAAAAGGGGAAACCATGGCTGGGAAAATTGATGAGTTTATTGCCAAGCTGAAGCAGCTGAAGCGAGTGGACTCCCCATTCACTTTT ATCATTGATGATCCTTCGGGGAACAGTTTTGTGGAGAATCCGTATGCCCCTCGGAAAGATGATGCTCTGGTGATCACACACTACACGAGGACTCCCCAGCAAGGGGACATGCTGGGTCTCAAG ACTGAAGAGCCTGAAGAGAACTCCACTGACTCTGTGGAAGACCTCAGGAATGAA GTTTTACAGTTCAACACAAATTGCCCTGAGTGCAATGCTCCTGCCACGACCAACATGAAATTAGTAC AAATCCCCCACTTTAAAGAGGTTATCATCATGGCGACTAATTGTGAGAGCTGTGGGCATCGGACTAACGAG GTAAAGTCAGGAGGAGCAGTGGAACCCTTGGGCACCAGGATCACCCTTCATATCACAGATCCTTCAGACATGACCAGGGATATACTGAAG TCTGAGACATGCAGTGTGGAAATCCCAGAATTGGAGTTTGAGCTGGGCATGGGTGCCCTCGGGGGCAAGTTTACCACTTTGGAGGGACTGCTGAAAGACATCTGTGATCTG GTGACCAGGAACCCCTTTACACTGGGTGACAGCTCCAACCCTGACCGCACAGAAAAGTTGGAGGAGTTTGGCCAGAAGGTGAACCAG ATTATAGAGGGCAAAATGAATGCTCACTTCATTCTGGATGATCCAGCAGGAAACAGCTACTTACAG AATGTGTATGCCCCGGAGAATGACCCAGAGATGAAGGTTGAGCGATATCAACGCACATTTGACCAGAACGAGGAGCTGGGGCTCAATGACATGAAGACGGAGGGCTATGAGACTGGACTGACTCCACAGCGGTAG
- the ZPR1 gene encoding zinc finger protein ZPR1 isoform X1, with amino-acid sequence MNGKERVEKLCQQHLRNLCLRGAASQSQLQCGVWVTGDGGGRRTQRLQEPARVTAEADKRTVTSGGYTCLLRPRQKLLHPRRPFKGGAVPSYSGSSYEREAWPRQKPEAGATGTSVVVMSALRALDPGVGAGVGPGAATAAPSGPPGGPALASGNLFHPISAEDEEQQPTEIESLCMNCYGNGMTRLLLTKIPFFKEIIVSSFSCEHCGWSNTEIQSAGRIQEQGVRYALSVRVPEDMNREVVKTDCATARIPELDFEIPAFSQKGALTTVEGLISRAISGLEQDQPARRAKGETMAGKIDEFIAKLKQLKRVDSPFTFIIDDPSGNSFVENPYAPRKDDALVITHYTRTPQQGDMLGLKTEEPEENSTDSVEDLRNEVLQFNTNCPECNAPATTNMKLVQIPHFKEVIIMATNCESCGHRTNEVKSGGAVEPLGTRITLHITDPSDMTRDILKSETCSVEIPELEFELGMGALGGKFTTLEGLLKDICDLVTRNPFTLGDSSNPDRTEKLEEFGQKVNQVRGCVKTNTFVNTGRPTHAPHPFYILLDGKYKGLLIAVTVDIIVPTSRSCEVKKLILFFPFLLLLSLCLLLLDYRGQNECSLHSG; translated from the exons ATGAATGGCAAAGAGAGAGTCGAGAAGTTGTGCCAGCAGCACTTAAGGAACCTTTGCCTTCGGGGAGCAGCGAGTCAAAGCCAGCTGCAATGCGGAGTGTGGGTgactggggatgggggtggaaggAGAACGCAGCGCCTCCAAGAACCAGCAAGGGTGACAGCAGAAGCTGACAAAAGAACAG TCACTTCCGGCGGATATACGTGTCTTCTACGGCCTCGCCAAAAGCTTTTACATCCTCGCCGGCCCTTTAAGGGAGGGGCGGTACCTTCCTACTCCGGAAGTTCCTATGAAAGGGAGGCGTGGCCTCGGCAGAAGCCGGAAGCAGGGGCGACCGGGACCAGCGTGGTGGTGATGTCGGCCCTCCGTGCGCTGGATCCCGGTGTCGGGGCCGGGGTAGGGCCCGGGGCCGCCACCGCCGCCCCCTCCGGCCCTCCCGGGGGCCCCGCCCTCGCTTCCGGGAATCTGTTCCATCCCATCAGCGCCGAGGATGAGGAGCAGCAGCCTACGGAGATCGAGTCCCTGTGCATGAACTGTTATGGCAAC GGGATGACTCGCCTTCTGCTAACCAAGATTCCCTTCTTCAAAGAGATCATCGTGAGCTCTTTCTCCTGTGAGCATTGTGGCTGGTCCAACACAGAGATTCAGTCTGCAGGCAGGATCCAGGAACAGGGTGTGCGTTATGCCTTGTCTGTTAGGGTTCCTGAG GACATGAACCGAGAGGTGGTAAAAACAGATTGTGCCACAGCGAGGATCCCAGAGTTAGATTTTGAGATTCCTGCTTTCAGCCAAAAAGGAG CTCTGACCACTGTTGAAGGATTAATTAGTCGTGCCATCTCTGGTTTGGAACAGGACCAACCAGCTCGCAGG GCAAAAGGGGAAACCATGGCTGGGAAAATTGATGAGTTTATTGCCAAGCTGAAGCAGCTGAAGCGAGTGGACTCCCCATTCACTTTT ATCATTGATGATCCTTCGGGGAACAGTTTTGTGGAGAATCCGTATGCCCCTCGGAAAGATGATGCTCTGGTGATCACACACTACACGAGGACTCCCCAGCAAGGGGACATGCTGGGTCTCAAG ACTGAAGAGCCTGAAGAGAACTCCACTGACTCTGTGGAAGACCTCAGGAATGAA GTTTTACAGTTCAACACAAATTGCCCTGAGTGCAATGCTCCTGCCACGACCAACATGAAATTAGTAC AAATCCCCCACTTTAAAGAGGTTATCATCATGGCGACTAATTGTGAGAGCTGTGGGCATCGGACTAACGAG GTAAAGTCAGGAGGAGCAGTGGAACCCTTGGGCACCAGGATCACCCTTCATATCACAGATCCTTCAGACATGACCAGGGATATACTGAAG TCTGAGACATGCAGTGTGGAAATCCCAGAATTGGAGTTTGAGCTGGGCATGGGTGCCCTCGGGGGCAAGTTTACCACTTTGGAGGGACTGCTGAAAGACATCTGTGATCTG GTGACCAGGAACCCCTTTACACTGGGTGACAGCTCCAACCCTGACCGCACAGAAAAGTTGGAGGAGTTTGGCCAGAAGGTGAACCAGGTAAGGGGTTGTGTTAAGACCAATACTTTTGTGAACACCGGAAGACCTACTCATGCCCCACATCCTTTTTATATCTTGCTGGATGGGAAATATAAAGGACTCCTGATTGCAGTGACAGTGGATATAATTGTACCCACTTCCAGGAGCTGTGAGGTaaaaaaattaatactttttttcccttttttgttgctgttgtctcTTTGCCTGCTGTTGTTAGATTATAGAGGGCAAAATGAATGCTCACTTCATTCTGGATGA